Proteins encoded within one genomic window of Psilocybe cubensis strain MGC-MH-2018 chromosome 2, whole genome shotgun sequence:
- a CDS encoding Septation protein imp2, with product MSARRQPSTTSLSKFARTNSPISQNRSLDFCNSFWGIGDGGVDVLFARMRGATRTMEELKVFWKERAAIEDEYAKRLAKLAKMTLGRDEIGELRNSLDTVRLETDRQAGYHLNLSQQIRTELEGPAAAFHARQLHHKKTYQTTIEKEFKTKQTQESYVNKAREKYEQDCLRINSFTAQASLVQGKDLEKIQLKLERTQQTVQTNEREFASFSKALQDTVQKWEQDWKSFCDSCQDLEEQRMEFMKDNIWGYANAVSTVCVADDESCEHIRVALEQVEPDKDMENFVRDYGTGNQIPDPPAFVNYQAPDAIPSSSARPTSRIANFARATTRELPLRSSSMPPDDEPSINTAGIGAGGGGTRRADSYISDSEVSRQPTRNGAGSSSQSQQPHINGNSSHHATSSVGSNSAAASSQQAVRRQSTVSPPFTQQQQLQRVLQDPHAETIDPTAETYIKVGNQAYKVDLNNDPQQQASGSSASRQNTTASPSKQNGGVDPLMKQLEELKNAVSTSGSVRRNTLHKPKTGSTGAEPKPGHASTPSISSRSVGPASSSLSLPGGSSAHAGGSGSQNRSPSPARDYRNSAEIVVGAHPSASRPVSPAAPTAAFMLPKSGTPVGAEIVQEVLADYQQSLPGERKSISRSNSVNREHAHTMSQGSIAAPANAGQNLARPPSQLGHAGIGAHGGSRSNSPQPISRGPSPAPNNSVGITGRNSLASPTQAGPGVARAPSPNTVGIALDPSGRVLHDEMAQRYQQQQQLQQQQQQHQIPRQVIPPQTVQPTYQPPPPPVQQQPSPIQQQPVQRRNSYVNPLAAPVQGYAGMTPPPPPQAAYQTPSPQPSYVQQQQQQSVPPVYNQPPAQQYQVPPQQQQQQRYGAPQQQQPQQQAVYGNMGMNGVQRGYYGNQTPPQQQPVQQVQQQGRVVQQQQQQPQQLRGYQQQQQQPSQLAYARDPSPVGRSPSPQPPPQITDDGSNVLFYVKALYDYTATIDEEFDFQAGDIIAVTATPEDGWWSGELLDEARRQKGRNVFPSNFVCLF from the exons ATGTCGGCAAGGAGGCAACCTTCGACGACGTCCCTATCAAAATTCGCGCGTACTAACTCTCCCATCTCGCAAAACCGATCGCTTGATTTCTGCAATTCATTCTGGGGTATCGGCGATGGGGGCGTCGATGTCTTGTTCGCGAGAATGAGGGGTGCTACTAGGACTATGGAGGAGCTTAAAGTGTTCTGGAAGGAGAG AGCCGCCATCGAAGACGAATACGCAAAACGATTAGCAAAACTCGCTAAAATGACCCTTGGACGCGATGAAATTGG GGAGCTCCGCAATTCACTGGACACTGTCCGTCTCGAAACGGATCGTCAAGCCGGATATCACCTCAATCTATCTCAACAAATCCGAACAGAACTTGAGGGGCCCGCTGCAGCTTTTCATGCTCGCCAACTACATCACAAGAAAACCTATCAAACGACCATTGAGAAGGAATTCAAGACGAAGCAGACACAAGAGTCATACGTCAACAAAGCACGCGAAAAGTATGAACAAGATTGTCTCAGGATCAATTCTTTTACTGCGCAGGCATCGTTGGTCCAAGGAAAAGATCTCGAAAAGATCCAACTCAAGCTGGAAAGGACACAACAGACGGTTCAAACTAACGAACGGGAATTTGCAAGTTTCTCCAAAGCCCTACAGGATACCGTTCAGAAATGGGAACAGGATTGGAAAAGCTTTTGCGACAGTTGTCAAGATCTCGAGGAGCAACGAATGGAATTTATGAAGGACAACATTTGGGGTTATGCAAACGCTGTTTCTACTGTCTGTGTTGCTGATGACGAG TCTTGTGAACATATACGAGTGGCCCTTGAGCAGGTTGAACCCGACAAGGACATGGAAAACTTCGTTCGGGACTATGGTACAGGCAACCAAATTCCTGACCCTCCCGCTTTCGTCAACTATCAGGCTCCGGATGCGATTCCATCGTCATCAGCTCGTCCTACTAGCCGGATTGCCAACTTTGCTCGTGCGACCACACGTGAACTTCCTTTACGATCAAGCTCTATGCCTCCGGATGACGAGCCATCTATCAATACAGCTGGCATCGGTGCCGGAGGGGGAGGCACCCGAAGAGCAGATTCTTATATATCAGACTCTGAAGTCTCTCGTCAACCTACTCGTAATGGTGCTGGATCTAGTTCTCAGTCTCAACAACCGCATATCAATGGAAACTCTTCTCATCATGCAACATCGAGTGTTGGGTCGAACTCAGCAGCTGCTTCCTCTCAACAAGCTGTTCGTAGGCAGTCTACTGTATCGCCACCATTtacacagcagcagcaattgCAAAGAGTGCTCCAGGATCCACACGCCGAGACTATTGACCCCACAGCGGAGACGTACATCAAGGTTGGCAACCAGGCGTACAAAGTCGATCTCAATAATGATCCTCAACAGCAAGCTTCGGGCTCATCGGCATCACGTCAGAATACAACCGCATCTCCTTCGAAGCAGAATGGCGGTGTCGACCCATTGATGAAGCAGCTAGAAGAACTGAAGAACGCTGTCTCAACATCTGGAAGTGTCAGGCGAAACACCCTACACAAGCCAAAGACGGGTTCTACTGGCGCGGAGCCGAAACCGGGGCATGCATCTACGCCTTCGATTTCGTCACGTAGTGTAGGACCAGCGTCCTCATCGTTGTCGTTGCCTGGAGGGAGCTCTGCGCATGCAGGAGGATCCGGGTCCCAAAATCGCTCGCCTTCGCCTGCTCGCGACTATAGAAACTCGGCTGAAATTGTCGTTGGCGCCCATCCGTCCGCGTCGAGGCCAGTTTCGCCTGCAGCTCCCACTGCAGCCTTTATGCTTCCCAAATCTGGTACACCTGTTGGAGCAGAGATTGTGCAGGAAGTGTTGGCTGATTATCAACAATCATTACCTGGCGAGAGAAAGTCGATTAGTCGCAGCAACAGTGTTAATAGGGAACATGCGCATACTATGAGCCAGGGGTCAATTGCGGCTCCTGCCAATGCTGGGCAAAACCTTGCTAGGCCACCCAGTCAGCTGGGGCACGCGGGTATTGGTGCCCATGGTGGTTCGAGGAGCAACAGTCCACAACCTATTTCTAGAGGCCCGAGTCCTGCACCTAATAACAGCGTTGGCATAACAGGAAGGAACAGCCTTGCTTCTCCAACACAGGCCGGACCGGGCGTTGCGCGCGCGCCGAGTCCGAATACTGTTGGTATCGCTCTCGATCCAAGCGGGCGGGTGCTACACGATGAGATGGCACAGAGGtatcagcagcaacaacaactgcagcagcagcagcagcagcatcagaTACCTAGGCAAGTGATTCCACCTCAGACAGTGCAGCCAACGTACCAGCCGCCCCCGCCGCCGGTGCAACAGCAGCCATCGCCCATTCAGCAACAGCCAGTGCAGCGTAGGAATAGCTATGTCAACCCGCTCGCCGCACCCGTTCAGGGGTATGCAGGGATGacccctccaccaccgccgcaAGCCGCGTACCAGACGCCCTCGCCGCAGCCTAGTTAtgtccagcagcagcagcaacagagTGTGCCGCCGGTGTATAACCAGCCGCCGGCTCAGCAATACCAGGTTCCacctcagcaacagcagcagcagaggTATGGTGCAccacagcagcaacagccaCAACAACAGGCGGTGTATGGCAATATGGGTATGAATGGTGTGCAGAGGGGGTATTATGGCAATCAGACGCCGCCTCAGCAACAACCGGTCCAGCAAGTCCAGCAGCAAGGACGTGTTgtgcaacagcaacagcagcagccccAACAACTGAGAGGGtatcagcaacagcagcaacagcctaGCCAGCTTGCATATGCGCGTGATCCTAGTCCTGTTGGACGATCGCCGTCCCCGCAACCACCTCCACAGATTACGGATGACGGGAGCAACGTTCTCTTCTATG TGAAAGCGTTGTATGATTACACAGCGACGATTGATGAGGAGTTTGACTTCCAGGCGGGAGATATTATTGCTGTTACGGCTACGCCGGAGGATGGGTGGTGGAGTGGTGAGCTGCTTGATGAGGCGCGTAGGCAGAAGGGAAGGAATGTGTTCCCGAGCAATTTCGTCTGCTTGTTCTGa